One genomic region from Anolis sagrei isolate rAnoSag1 chromosome 7, rAnoSag1.mat, whole genome shotgun sequence encodes:
- the LOC132782758 gene encoding interleukin-1 receptor antagonist protein-like isoform X1, whose protein sequence is MEDCTVKKPPPVPEGEKATAKVVIFKSRIWDINQKSLYLQDNQLVAGYLQGPNSAMEEKFYWVHNLAFEHQKSPVILSIQDGKKCLACSPGAKPALQLESVNITDLPKKGHPRQESTRFTFFLSNRDGISRFESAAHPGWFLCTSARSNEPLGLTRDPGPNHVVDFYFQPC, encoded by the exons ATGGAAGACTGCACTGTGAAGAAGCCGCCACCTGTGCCAG AGGGAGAGAAAGCCACGGCCAAGGTGGTCATCTTCAAGTCCCG GATCTGGGACATCAACCAGAAATCCCTCTATCTGCAGGACAATCAGTTGGTGGCTGGATACCTGCAAGGCCCTAACTCTGCAATGGAAG AGAAGTTTTACTGGGTCCACAACCTGGCCTTTGAGCACCAGAAATCCCCAGTCATCTTGAGCATCCAGGATGGGAAGAAGTGCCTGGCCTGCTCTCCGGGGGCCAAGCCTGCCCTGCAGCTGGAG AGTGTCAACATCACGGACCTGCCCAAGAAGGGCCACCCCCGCCAGGAGTCCACCCGCTTCACCTTCTTCCTCTCCAATCGGGATGGGATCTCGCGCTTCGAGTCGGCTGCCCACCCGGGCTGGTTCCTCTGCACATCGGCCAGGAGCAACGAGCCCCTCGGCCTCACCCGGGACCCTGGCCCCAACCACGTGGTGGACTTCTACTTCCAGCCATGCTGA
- the LOC132782758 gene encoding interleukin-1 receptor antagonist protein-like isoform X2, with product MWVLVSQAPHGRCCQEIALSGRAISLGMRGSHRPPWGNPFLLFFLSILFSEGEKATAKVVIFKSRIWDINQKSLYLQDNQLVAGYLQGPNSAMEEKFYWVHNLAFEHQKSPVILSIQDGKKCLACSPGAKPALQLESVNITDLPKKGHPRQESTRFTFFLSNRDGISRFESAAHPGWFLCTSARSNEPLGLTRDPGPNHVVDFYFQPC from the exons ATGTGGGTCCTGGTGTCACAGGCTCCTCATGGACGATGCTGCCAGGAGATCGCGTTGTCAGGGAGAGCCATTTCCCTAGGGATGAGGGGCTCTCACAGACCTCCTTGGGGtaaccccttcctcctcttcttcctttccattcTCTTTTCAGAGGGAGAGAAAGCCACGGCCAAGGTGGTCATCTTCAAGTCCCG GATCTGGGACATCAACCAGAAATCCCTCTATCTGCAGGACAATCAGTTGGTGGCTGGATACCTGCAAGGCCCTAACTCTGCAATGGAAG AGAAGTTTTACTGGGTCCACAACCTGGCCTTTGAGCACCAGAAATCCCCAGTCATCTTGAGCATCCAGGATGGGAAGAAGTGCCTGGCCTGCTCTCCGGGGGCCAAGCCTGCCCTGCAGCTGGAG AGTGTCAACATCACGGACCTGCCCAAGAAGGGCCACCCCCGCCAGGAGTCCACCCGCTTCACCTTCTTCCTCTCCAATCGGGATGGGATCTCGCGCTTCGAGTCGGCTGCCCACCCGGGCTGGTTCCTCTGCACATCGGCCAGGAGCAACGAGCCCCTCGGCCTCACCCGGGACCCTGGCCCCAACCACGTGGTGGACTTCTACTTCCAGCCATGCTGA